The following coding sequences lie in one Pectobacterium sp. A5351 genomic window:
- a CDS encoding IS4 family transposase: MPARKVCQTFFRHALASTHQYRQNAIIDSTVALMNGATLSLTSIGRHLPGTARVKDKIKRIDRLLGNTSLHRDIPLIFNNIVSMMTKPMSWCVIAVDWSGYPCKEYHVLRASLICDGRAIPLMSQVVPLKKQNNVLIQNTFLDALAEAVAPNTRVTVITDAGFQSAWFRHIKFLGWSFIGRIRGTVKFSLHHDKENWMTVKDCEGTAQAKYLGAGTLARAKYAQCDGHFFLHKKASKGRKSKRARGKPGYPTVEKEQRASAKEPWLIFTSTDEFKPREIMKLYSRRMQIEQNFRDEKSERFGFGLRASGSKSGERLWVLSLLATLASIVLWLLGYHFENKGLHLHYQANSVKKRRVISFLTLAENVLRHSERILRRVKLESILVQLASTYRSMVLVY; this comes from the coding sequence CTTTAGCCTCAACGCACCAATATCGGCAAAATGCCATTATCGATTCCACCGTTGCCCTGATGAACGGCGCGACACTTTCCCTTACCAGCATTGGACGTCACCTGCCGGGGACCGCTCGCGTCAAGGATAAAATAAAACGCATTGACCGTCTTCTCGGCAACACATCGCTTCATCGTGATATCCCTCTGATATTTAATAATATTGTTTCTATGATGACGAAACCTATGTCGTGGTGCGTCATCGCCGTTGACTGGAGCGGCTATCCCTGTAAGGAATATCATGTTCTCCGTGCCAGCCTTATCTGTGATGGGCGCGCCATCCCCTTAATGAGTCAGGTTGTCCCGTTAAAAAAACAAAATAATGTACTGATACAAAATACCTTTCTTGACGCCCTTGCGGAAGCTGTCGCGCCGAATACCCGAGTCACCGTCATTACCGATGCAGGTTTTCAAAGCGCGTGGTTCCGGCATATCAAATTTCTGGGATGGAGTTTTATTGGTCGAATCAGAGGGACGGTTAAATTTAGCCTTCATCATGACAAAGAGAACTGGATGACCGTAAAAGACTGCGAGGGAACAGCGCAGGCAAAATATCTGGGAGCGGGCACACTGGCACGCGCTAAATATGCGCAATGCGATGGACATTTTTTCCTTCACAAGAAAGCGTCAAAAGGGCGAAAAAGCAAACGAGCCAGAGGGAAACCGGGCTATCCGACCGTGGAAAAAGAGCAACGTGCGTCAGCCAAAGAGCCGTGGCTGATATTTACCAGCACAGATGAATTTAAGCCCCGTGAAATCATGAAGCTCTACAGCAGGAGAATGCAGATTGAACAAAACTTTCGAGATGAAAAAAGCGAGCGATTTGGCTTTGGACTACGAGCCAGTGGAAGCAAAAGCGGGGAGCGACTGTGGGTGCTAAGCCTGCTGGCAACACTGGCATCGATAGTCCTCTGGTTATTGGGCTATCACTTTGAGAATAAAGGACTTCACCTCCACTATCAGGCAAACAGCGTCAAAAAGCGTAGAGTGATATCGTTTCTGACGTTGGCAGAAAATGTGTTGCGACATTCAGAGCGAATATTAAGGCGTGTAAAACTGGAGAGTATCTTAGTTCAACTCGCCAGCACCTACCGAAGTATGGTGCTGGTTTATTAA
- a CDS encoding tyrosine-type recombinase/integrase, with protein sequence MALTDVVARTAKPREKAYKLADAHGLYLLVSPNGSKRWYLKYRFEGKESRIAFGAYPLVSLAKAREKRDEIRLLLLEGIHPTEKREEEKEQAQEALNTFAKVAQDWHRNISQNRWSETHAGRVWRDMERNLLPAIGHRHIADLKTKDLLEPLKVVEQNGHLDLASRLRQRVTDIMRYAVQNDMIERNPAQDLSGAIAAPKATHRPALKLNKLPDFLARIERHKGRALTRLALKLTLCVFIRSSELRFARWPEIDFKRAMWTIPAEREAIPGVKHSQRGAKMRSEHLVPLSRQALALLEEIKAISGAHELIFPGDRRPTKPMSENTVNNALRTMGYDTTIEVCGHGFRTMACSALVESGQWSRDAVERQMSHQKRNGVRAAYIHKAEHLDERRLMLQWWADYLDANREEYVVPYEFKK encoded by the coding sequence ATGGCGCTGACCGACGTTGTTGCCCGTACCGCCAAGCCTCGCGAGAAAGCCTATAAGCTCGCGGACGCGCATGGCCTGTATCTTTTGGTGAGTCCTAACGGCTCTAAGCGCTGGTATCTCAAGTACCGCTTTGAAGGTAAGGAAAGCCGGATTGCGTTCGGTGCCTATCCGCTAGTCTCGCTGGCAAAAGCCAGAGAAAAGCGTGATGAGATACGATTGCTGCTGTTGGAGGGGATCCACCCCACGGAAAAGCGCGAAGAAGAAAAAGAGCAGGCGCAAGAGGCGTTGAATACTTTTGCCAAGGTCGCGCAGGACTGGCACCGAAACATTAGCCAAAACCGGTGGTCAGAAACGCATGCCGGACGGGTATGGCGCGATATGGAACGAAATCTACTGCCTGCTATCGGGCATCGTCATATTGCTGACCTGAAAACTAAAGACCTGCTGGAGCCGCTGAAAGTCGTCGAACAGAACGGTCATCTTGATTTGGCGTCACGGCTGCGCCAGCGTGTCACCGATATCATGCGCTACGCGGTGCAGAACGATATGATAGAGCGCAACCCCGCGCAAGACCTCTCCGGGGCGATAGCCGCGCCAAAAGCCACCCATCGGCCAGCCCTGAAGCTGAATAAACTGCCTGATTTTCTGGCAAGGATAGAACGCCACAAAGGGCGGGCGTTAACCAGACTGGCGTTAAAACTCACGCTGTGCGTTTTTATCCGCTCCAGTGAGCTACGTTTTGCCCGCTGGCCGGAAATCGATTTTAAACGTGCCATGTGGACGATACCGGCTGAACGTGAAGCCATTCCCGGCGTGAAGCATTCGCAGCGCGGCGCAAAGATGCGCTCTGAACATCTGGTGCCGTTATCCCGACAGGCTTTAGCGCTGCTGGAAGAGATTAAGGCCATCAGCGGTGCTCATGAACTGATCTTCCCCGGCGATCGTCGGCCAACTAAACCGATGAGTGAAAACACCGTCAACAATGCATTGCGAACAATGGGCTACGACACCACCATAGAAGTTTGCGGACACGGCTTTCGTACCATGGCCTGTAGCGCACTGGTGGAGTCCGGCCAGTGGTCACGGGATGCAGTAGAGCGCCAGATGAGCCATCAGAAACGCAACGGTGTTCGTGCTGCCTATATCCACAAAGCGGAACATCTGGATGAGCGCAGACTAATGTTGCAATGGTGGGCAGATTATCTGGATGCCAATCGGGAAGAA